A region of Solanum dulcamara chromosome 7, daSolDulc1.2, whole genome shotgun sequence DNA encodes the following proteins:
- the LOC129895151 gene encoding uncharacterized protein LOC129895151 — protein sequence MFSGRRILIRLSKRSTLLQRRTISGNNKSITISNNNGKVSCNSTKEVDNSVAVSRQDAYKQLENLDFMTAAKMLFTYPPKKKKFGLDFHLVQFFFACLPSLAVYLVAQYARYEIRRMEAEAELKKKADEDAKAKELELMAEEEKQQGTDPQLSEVKARLDKLEETLKEIVVESKKQSGDVADRPIDNAVKKEPATTKSGTPNSQEKTTPSNERKTQAKAALPDQKQLKCDDSSPDVKK from the exons ATGTTTAGCGGTCGAAGAATTTTGATCCGTCTTTCGAAGCGATCTACGCTTCTCCAGAGAAGAACAATATCCGGTAACAACAAGTCAATCACCATCTCCAACAACAACGGCAAGGTCAGTTGTAATAGTACTAAGGAAGTTGATAACTCTGTTGCTGTAAGTCGCCAGGATGCCTATAAGCAATTGGAGAACCTTGACTTTATGACTGCTGCCAAGATGCTTTTTACGTACCCgccgaagaagaagaaattcGG GCTTGATTTTCATCTGGTACAGTTCTTCTTTGCTTGCTTGCCTTCACtgg CTGTTTATTTGGTGGCTCAGTATGCTCGCTATGAAATTAGAAGAATGGAGGCG GAAGCTGAATTGAAAAAGAAAGCTGACGAAGATGCAAAAGCAAAAGAGCTGGAATTGATGGCTGAGGAGGAAAAACAACAAGGGACTGATCCACAACTTTCCGAGGTGAAAGCAAGACTAGATAAGTTGGAGGAGACCTTGAAAGAAATTGTGGTCGAGTCCAAGAAACAATCAGGTGATGTTGCAGACAGACCAATCGACAATGCTGTCAAGAAAGAACCTGCAACAACCAAGTCAGGGACTCCTAACTCTCAGGAAAAGACAACTCCCTCTAATGAAAGGAAAACTCAAGCAAAAGCAGCTTTGCCTGATCAAAAGCAGCTAAAATGTGATGATTCCTCTCCTGACGTGAAGAAATGA
- the LOC129895152 gene encoding uncharacterized protein At2g39795, mitochondrial — protein MALAMARRLVRPLGGIVKRVLLQQQPQPVIFNFTRNYISEMRREAFEENILRLLRYEIRYELERSPPSQPITKFDSFIIDERPGEQWIKLNKKFGENEEIKVEVTMFDASIPVQKGNDVSAADDVQLHITMIVNVLKGEGNDVLEFVCSAWPNSVEIRKVYMRGLNGIVDQLYVGPPFKELDDELQNSLYDFLETRGISDGLCVFLHQYMKNKDKLEFVRWMEKAKSFIDRK, from the exons ATGGCATTGGCAATGGCTCGTCGATTAGTTAGACCTTTAGGAGGAATAGTCAAAAGGGTTTTGCTTCAGCAGCAACCCCAGCCAGTCATCTTCAATTTTACTAGAAATTACATATCGGAGATGCGTAGGGAAGCATTTGAAGAGAACATTCTCAGACTCCTCCGCTACGAGATTCGCTACGAGCTCGAACGTTCTCCTCCCTCTCAG CCTATCACAAAATTTGATTCATTTATCATCGATGAAAGGCCTGGAGAACAATGGATTAAATTAAACAAGAAATTTGGagagaatgaagaaattaaaGTTGAAGTTACTATGTTTGATGCATCTATTCCTGTTCAAAAAGGTAATGATGTATCTGCAGCAGATGACGTGCAACTTCACATAACTATGATTGTCAATGTTCTCAAAGGAGAAGGCAATGATGTGCTCGAGTTTGTCTGTTCTGCGTGGCCAAACAGCGTTGAGATTCGTAAAGTTTACATGCGTGGGCTGAATGGCATAGTGGATCAGCTTTATGTAGGCCCTCCATTTAA GGAATTGGATGATGAACTGCAGaattctctttatgatttcCTAGAGACAAGGGGAATAAGCGATGGACTTTGTGTATTCTTACATCAATACATGAAGAACAAAgataaacttgaatttgttcgCTGGATGGAAAAGGCCAAATCGTTCATAGACAGGAAATAG
- the LOC129895510 gene encoding zinc finger protein 1 yields the protein MEVQASNNNQTSDEQENDDLILDLTLDHGPKSNIQTSSSDASRSAGNNNNNKENNNESEPRVFSCNYCQRKFYSSQALGGHQNAHKRERTIAKRGQKISAAGAFGYDKYSSMASLPLHGSFNRSLGIQVHSMIHKPTSNTSFSAPALYGHPRWSMRRPIDQQPAIGRQSNFTNNCHVAGTTSSGGGGGAARFDNIIQKFPVVQVDGISPYRWDSGGGPHPKTTNNPDEMKKLDLSLRL from the coding sequence ATGGAAGTTCAAGCCTCCAATAATAACCAAACATCAGATGAACAAGAAAACGACGATCTAATTCTGGATCTAACCCTCGATCACGGGCCTAAATCCAATATCCAGACGAGTTCATCCGATGCATCGCGATCCGcaggtaataataataacaataaggaGAATAATAATGAATCCGAGCCTCGGGTTTTTTCTTGCAATTATTGCCAGAGGAAATTTTACAGTTCGCAGGCGTTAGGCGGGCATCAAAACGCACATAAACGGGAGAGAACAATAGCAAAAAGAGGGCAAAAAATTAGTGCTGCAGGAGCTTTTGGTTACGATAAGTATTCGAGCATGGCTTCTTTACCACTGCATGGTTCATTCAATAGGTCTCTCGGGATTCAAGTCCACTCAATGATCCATAAGCCCACTAGCAATACTAGTTTCAGCGCACCGGCCTTGTACGGACATCCTCGATGGTCAATGAGAAGGCCCATTGACCAGCAGCCGGCCATTGGCCGGCAGAGTAATTTTACCAATaattgccacgtggcaggtaCAACATCATCcggaggtggtggtggtgctgctagatttgataacattattcaaaaatttcctGTTGTGCAAGTTGATGGTATTTCACCATACAGATGGGATAGTGGTGGTGGTCCTCATCCAAAGACTACTAATAATCCAGACGAAATGAAGAAGCTTGACTTGTCTCTCAGACTCTAA
- the LOC129893968 gene encoding 60S ribosomal protein L7-1 yields the protein MAEEVPQPLNYIPEVILKKRKNNEEWAIRRKLQLEQRVKKLKSDNFVIKKPEQFIREYRDKEMDLVQMKQRGKKRSRRAFVTSDSGLLFVIRIGGKSDMHPRTRKLLYSLRLRKIFSGVFVKANARTLEILQKVEPYVTYGYPNLKSIKDLIYKKGAGKIDNQRVPLTSNEVVEQALGQHGILCLEDVVTEIANVGPHFKEVTSFLCPFALTKPEKALQGKKKRFLDGGDSGNREDHINELVSKMN from the exons ATGGCAGAGGAGGTGCCACAGCCTCTAAATTATATACCAGAAgtgattctaaagaagaggaagaacaaTGAAGAATGGGCAATCAGACGAAAACTCCAGTTAGAGCAGAGAGTCAAGAAACTTAAATCTGATAATTTTGTTATCAAGAAGCCTGAGCAGTTTATTCGAGAGTATAGGGATAAG GAGATGGACCTTGTCCAAATGAAACAAAGGGGAAAGAAAAGATCCAGGCGAGCATTTGTCACGTCTGATTCCGGTCTCCTTTTTGTCATACGCATTGGAGG GAAATCTGACATGCATCCAAGAACACGAAAGCTTTTGTACTCTTTGAGGCTGCGGAAAATCTTCAGTGGCGTCTTTGTGAAGGCAAATGCAAGAACATTGGAAATTCTGCAAAAGGTGGAGCCTTATGTCACATATGG ATATCCAAATCTCAAGAGCATCAAGGATCTGATTTACAAGAAAGGTGCTGGAAAAATTGACAATCAGAGGGTTCCTTTAACCAGCAACGAAGTTGTTGAACAG GCATTGGGTCAacatggtattttatgcttagAAGACGTAGTGACAGAGATTGCCAATGTTGGTCCACATTTCAAAGAGGTCACTAGTTTTCTGTGTCCCTTTGCTCTCACCAAGCCAGAAAAGGCATTGCAGGGAAAGAAAAAACGATTTTTGGATGGGGGCGATTCAGGCAATCGTGAGGATCACATCAATGAGCTGGTCAGCAAGATGAATTAG
- the LOC129893969 gene encoding uncharacterized protein LOC129893969 — MEEGDDWIAPDKIYHILFCFFIAIISSFLAERTRYPFIRRRSIWVGSIVSLAAGAAKEVADELGFFKSAGASTKDAVADVFGTLIAGLTFSLCKSSFIRRRPDQSVQAKALQMV; from the coding sequence ATGGAGGAAGGTGATGATTGGATAGCCCCTGATAAGATTTACCACATCCTTTTCTGCTTCTTCATTGCTATCATTTCCTCTTTTCTCGCGGAAAGAACTCGCTACCCTTTCATCCGCCGCAGGAGCATCTGGGTCGGATCCATTGTTTCACTCGCTGCCGGCGCCGCTAAGGAGGTCGCCGACGAATTAGGTTTTTTCAAGTCAGCAGGTGCATCTACCAAGGACGCTGTAGCCGATGTTTTTGGTACTCTTATCGCTGGTCTCACTTTTTCTCTCTGCAAATCATCCTTCATACGCCGGAGGCCCGATCAATCCGTTCAAGCTAAAGCACTCCAGATGGTGTAG
- the LOC129893967 gene encoding aquaporin NIP6-1, protein MDPEEGVSAPSTPATPGTPGAPLFGGLMKHERKNGGYGKKSLLKSCKCFSVEPWASEEGTLPAVSCMLPPPPVSLARKVGAEFIGTLILIFAGTATAIVNQKTQGSETLIGLAASTGLAVMIVILSTGHISGAHLNPAITIAFAALKHFPWKHVPVYIGAQIIASFCAAFTLKVVLHPIMGGGVTVPSGSYVQAFALEFIISFNLMFVVTAVATDTRAVGELAGIAVGATVMLNILIAGETTGASMNPVRTLGPAVAVGNYKAIWIYLTAPILGALVGAGVYSAVKLPDEDDNNHAKPSLEHSFRT, encoded by the exons ATGGACCCTGAAGAAGGTGTGTCAGCCCCTTCAACACCAGCAACTCCGGGAACTCCTGGTGCTCCTCTCTTTGGTGGATTGATGAAACATGAGAGGAAAAACGGAGGCTATGGCAAAAAATCCCTTCTTAAGAGCTGTAAATGCTTCAGTGTCGAACCATGGGCTTCGGAAGAAGGAACCTTGCCTGCTGTTTCATGCATGTTACCTCCTCCTCCTGTCTCATTAGCTAGAAAG gTGGGAGCAGAGTTTATAGGTACTCTGATACTGATATTTGCAGGGACAGCAACAGCCATTGTGAACCAGAAGACACAAGGCTCTGAAACATTAATTGGACTGGCAGCGTCGACGGGCCTCGCTGTAATGATTGTGATTCTGTCAACTGGCCACATCTCTGGAGCCCATCTCAACCCTGCCATAACCATTGCTTTTGCTGCTCTCAAGCATTTCCCTTGGAAACAT GTTCCTGTGTACATTGGAGCACAAATTATAGCATCATTTTGTGCTGCATTCACATTGAAGGTGGTTTTGCATCCAATAATGGGTGGTGGAGTCACTGTTCCTTCTGGTAGTTATGTTCAAGCTTTTGCTTTGGAGTTCATCATCAGCTTTAACCTCATGTTCGTTGTCACTGCCGTGGCCACCGACACTAGAGCC GTGGGAGAGCTTGCGGGAATTGCGGTAGGAGCCACTGTCATGCTCAACATACTAATAGCCGG GGAGACAACTGGGGCTTCAATGAATCCAGTGAGAACCCTCGGACCAGCAGTAGCAGTGGGAAACTATAAAGCCATCTGGATCTACCTGACCGCTCCAATTCTTGGCGCTCTAGTTGGGGCAGGCGTTTACTCTGCTGTCAAACTGCCTGATGAAGATGACAACAATCATGCAAAGCCTTCACTGGAACATAGTTTCAGAACGTGA